The following are from one region of the Flavimobilis soli genome:
- a CDS encoding threonine/serine ThrE exporter family protein, whose protein sequence is MNTPVTEDELEPVGLIRQSGAILRLGRLSLSAGTGSYRVKATMQRAARALGMARHEAHVTLTEITATSHRGPIFRTEVTEVRSIGVNADRLMEIERYVSALPERTTVEELERGVDRIASKPLLYGSLANALFAAVACAAFAFLNNGGPVECAGVFLAAGSGQLLRRTLLHKGLNQFAVTMLAACLASFMYLGLMMVLDSTVAGWGGHEAGYVSAVLFLVPGFPLVTGALDLAKLDYSAGVARLTYAVMILMSAALAVWGVSTLAGVTPDVVQPPDMAAGLLLGLRLVASFLGVLGFALMFNSPFPMALSAATIGMVANVLRISVVEQGLAPQAAAAMAACLVGLITAVVAPAIDVPRVTVYVPAVVIMVPGATAYRAVYYLNDRASTMALGYAVDAGLIVIALAIGLAVGRMLTDRGWMFER, encoded by the coding sequence GTGAACACCCCCGTGACAGAGGACGAGCTCGAACCGGTCGGGCTCATCAGACAGTCTGGCGCGATCCTGCGGCTCGGCCGCCTCAGCCTCTCGGCCGGCACGGGAAGCTACCGCGTCAAGGCGACGATGCAGCGCGCGGCGCGCGCTCTCGGCATGGCGCGGCACGAGGCGCACGTGACGCTCACGGAGATCACCGCGACGTCGCACCGCGGCCCCATCTTCCGCACGGAGGTGACCGAGGTCCGGTCGATCGGCGTCAACGCCGACCGGCTCATGGAGATCGAGCGGTACGTCTCCGCGCTCCCGGAGCGGACGACGGTCGAGGAGCTCGAGCGTGGCGTCGACCGGATCGCGTCCAAGCCGTTGCTGTACGGGAGCCTCGCCAACGCGCTGTTCGCGGCCGTCGCGTGCGCGGCGTTCGCGTTCCTCAACAACGGCGGACCGGTCGAGTGCGCGGGCGTGTTCCTCGCGGCCGGGTCAGGCCAGCTCTTGCGCCGCACCCTCCTGCACAAGGGACTCAACCAGTTCGCGGTGACGATGCTCGCCGCGTGCCTCGCGTCGTTCATGTACCTCGGCCTGATGATGGTGCTCGACTCGACGGTCGCCGGGTGGGGCGGCCACGAGGCCGGGTACGTCTCTGCCGTCCTGTTCCTCGTGCCGGGCTTCCCGCTCGTCACGGGAGCCCTCGACCTCGCGAAGCTCGACTACTCGGCGGGCGTCGCGCGGCTGACGTACGCCGTCATGATCCTCATGTCGGCCGCGCTCGCCGTGTGGGGCGTCTCGACCCTCGCGGGGGTGACGCCCGACGTCGTGCAGCCGCCCGACATGGCCGCCGGCCTGCTGCTCGGGCTGCGGCTCGTCGCGAGCTTCCTCGGTGTGCTCGGGTTCGCCCTCATGTTCAACAGCCCCTTCCCGATGGCGCTCAGCGCCGCGACGATCGGCATGGTTGCGAACGTGCTGCGCATCAGCGTCGTCGAGCAGGGCCTCGCGCCGCAGGCGGCCGCCGCGATGGCGGCGTGCCTCGTCGGGCTCATCACCGCCGTCGTCGCGCCCGCGATCGACGTGCCGCGCGTGACCGTGTACGTGCCGGCGGTCGTCATCATGGTGCCCGGCGCGACGGCGTACCGCGCCGTGTACTACCTCAACGACCGCGCGTCGACGATGGCCCTTGGCTACGCCGTCGACGCCGGCCTGATCGTCATCGCGCTCGCCATCGGACTCGCGGTCGGACGCATGCTCACGGACCGCGGATGGATGTTCGAACGCTAG
- a CDS encoding GTP-binding protein, producing the protein MAFPPSESASGTPHAPAPTVVKIVVAGGFAVGKTTFIGSISDIEPLNTEAAMTEHSVGVDDAGGVTDRKTTTTVAMDFGRIELSSSLWLYLFGTPGQDRFLFMWDDLVRGAIGAVVLVDTDRLEQCFPAIDYFESRGIPFVVGVNCFDGVAKHRLEDVREALQVPAHVPMLYTDARSRAATKQTLISLVQLAMARLRAA; encoded by the coding sequence ATGGCATTTCCTCCCTCTGAGTCCGCGTCCGGCACGCCGCACGCCCCCGCCCCTACGGTCGTCAAGATCGTCGTCGCAGGTGGCTTCGCAGTGGGCAAGACGACGTTCATCGGCTCCATCTCTGACATCGAGCCCCTCAACACCGAGGCTGCGATGACCGAGCACTCCGTCGGCGTCGACGACGCCGGTGGCGTGACCGACCGCAAGACGACGACGACGGTCGCCATGGACTTCGGTCGCATCGAGCTCTCGAGCTCGCTGTGGCTGTACCTCTTCGGCACCCCCGGCCAGGACCGCTTCCTCTTCATGTGGGACGACCTGGTCCGTGGCGCGATCGGCGCCGTCGTGCTCGTCGACACCGACCGCCTCGAGCAGTGCTTCCCGGCGATCGACTACTTCGAGTCGCGCGGCATCCCGTTCGTCGTGGGCGTCAACTGCTTCGACGGCGTTGCCAAGCACCGGCTCGAGGACGTCCGTGAGGCCCTCCAGGTCCCCGCGCACGTCCCGATGCTCTACACGGACGCGCGTTCGCGCGCGGCGACGAAGCAGACGCTGATCTCGCTCGTCCAGCTCGCGATGGCGCGCCTGCGCGCCGCCTGA
- a CDS encoding DUF742 domain-containing protein, producing the protein MSSSHDGHEYESSTVRPYAVTGGRVRSATSDLPLEALVEAMPGAVTGTRLTPEKREIIRHAALNYVSVAELSALLRMPIGVVRVVIADLADDGYIKVHTAAPVNVHTGHGQPGHQNPALSLSVLESVLNGISSL; encoded by the coding sequence ATGTCTAGCTCGCACGACGGTCACGAGTACGAGAGCTCGACCGTCAGGCCTTACGCAGTCACCGGCGGTCGCGTCCGGTCGGCTACGTCCGACCTCCCGCTGGAGGCGCTGGTCGAGGCGATGCCGGGTGCCGTCACGGGAACGCGTCTGACGCCCGAGAAGCGCGAGATCATCCGCCACGCGGCGCTGAACTACGTCTCGGTCGCGGAGCTCTCCGCTCTCCTGCGCATGCCGATCGGCGTGGTCCGCGTCGTCATCGCTGACCTTGCCGACGACGGCTACATCAAGGTGCACACCGCGGCGCCCGTCAACGTCCACACGGGTCACGGCCAGCCTGGCCACCAGAACCCTGCCCTGTCCCTGAGCGTGTTGGAGAGTGTTCTCAATGGCATTTCCTCCCTCTGA
- a CDS encoding roadblock/LC7 domain-containing protein, with amino-acid sequence MSISTEATNFGWLLDNFVRTVAGTRHTLVVSADGLLMAMSENLDRTSGDQLAAIVSGMSSLTRGAARQLEAGNVRQSIIEMDDAFLFLMNVSNGSVLAAVAESTCDVGLIGYEMALLVSRTEATLTPQLITEMRGNLPVDGATRLLG; translated from the coding sequence GTGTCCATCAGTACTGAGGCAACCAACTTCGGGTGGTTGCTCGACAACTTCGTCAGGACAGTTGCCGGCACCCGACACACGCTCGTCGTGTCTGCGGACGGTCTGCTCATGGCGATGTCGGAGAACCTGGACCGGACCTCCGGTGACCAGCTCGCCGCCATCGTGTCCGGCATGTCCAGCCTGACGCGCGGTGCCGCGCGCCAGCTCGAGGCCGGGAACGTCCGCCAGTCCATCATCGAGATGGACGACGCGTTCCTGTTCCTCATGAACGTGTCCAACGGTTCCGTGCTCGCTGCGGTCGCAGAGTCCACCTGCGACGTCGGCCTGATCGGTTACGAGATGGCACTGCTCGTCTCGCGCACCGAGGCGACGCTGACTCCGCAGCTCATCACCGAGATGCGCGGCAACCTTCCTGTCGACGGTGCGACTCGTCTTCTCGGCTGA
- a CDS encoding sensor histidine kinase: protein MLRRLGVRGKILATLAVPVLVLVLGAGYLVVSAYDTWQYSRLQTSYLGVVVVEDDLIDALQQERWSSVAVATGRTAFVKDLAAARKATDDAVSKLDRALRQMDRKSDNAAVNETMARAVQTRQPEQLALARSLVDERIGWGTSGGGTTVRNLMSYYDTMIDAQLDLGDILATTVRDRGLGTHVVAYTNTNRLMNNMQVEAQSGQILIEDSFSNMDTEVDRRAVAVQMAEGTTVRTNAIRTVADLGYEGIEIPSLSASFQIARDGLLQAAPNTIPVQYRTQWEDNAAAENTRLRDVRDDLRQLAVDYGKSSQDAATRSLLLTLAAALAAVAVSVFIALTVARTITEPLRRLTDAAGRVRDELPRIVDEVAEPGKSPDVSVEKIEVTSQDEVGRLAGAFNEVNAVTLRVAREQALLRGSIAEMFINVARRDQVLLNRQLVFLDELERSEEDPGTLANLFRLDHLATRMRRNAESLLVLAGIESGRRVRAPMPLSDVVRTASSEIELYERVELDLHVDPLMLGHNALPAAHLIAELLENATVFSDPGTPVVVTVEEDSRWYTVAVLDEGLGMTDEELDEANEKASTYAASEIVGSQRLGLYVVGRLAYKLGASVRFSRPEGRDGTVARVMLPRALFIAADEVPLDEPVDVLSKDTREATEAWVAPEPAAAQPLSTRRNVEPEPPVAVPVDLDALTDGSTSTGMPRRKTRNAPETAAPSASLGAVPEADIVLPELAASELPSDFVAGANELWTPPSNIAGPASLPTRGGRSALPTRGGDALPTRGGDALPTRGGDALPTRGGDALPTRGGADALPTRGGASALPTRGGGSGLPTRGAAPTGASAPLPAEPTADQNGPIAPVPERAAVFSNFRTRRSLEFMGETVEPLPAHEQAETPTVPVVESSQADAFAPVEAELPALDEHQDAAVQAFAEAWAPSSDGASAHDAAESFHDAESAAWQPTHASELPAPTREDERLRTLGAHVGSIASAADVDDEAYPDVPTRRGRYARYEEETPAPVADAAPAPIAETAPEAVPAPEIDPELGFAIPGLVEDEVEVEVPDVEDVVYDEVAAEAYPGEHVDHAVEPAAQADEAYEAAPSHDEAAQYGAAAAQYDAAAYEAAQYEAPAAQYEAPAAQYGAPAARYDAPQAEAPAAHVEAPQAEPAVPQNEPAPAPADGGFLPMPAASADIAPFAVSPSGAALPSFSDVLGAAPAEPAPAAEPEKKRGFFGRKRKKKGAEAPAVTPPPAPAAAPQEQAGWGFAPAPAAPAAPAAEVFAPEPQAVASYEAPAAFAPAAPAEETAPLERRSPSTFTPQPIEPEGFTYSPPAFDATIGSAVEPESAARPAPSATAFFGPRDEAAPAAPSAPAAPAAPEAQRTSWGVGELDAELSARLALQAGIQEQALAELSQLSAYRPNQMAGPAASSSLTKRVRTEVPASTLPDEGSSKISRDAAELRARLSSFVSATNRARQEGDGAPVQDVHENHDPAPQSR from the coding sequence ATGCTCCGCAGACTAGGGGTGCGCGGAAAGATCCTGGCGACACTGGCCGTGCCGGTGCTCGTCCTGGTTCTTGGCGCCGGTTACCTCGTCGTGTCGGCGTACGACACGTGGCAGTACTCGCGTCTGCAGACCAGCTACCTCGGCGTCGTCGTCGTCGAGGACGACCTCATCGATGCACTCCAGCAGGAGCGCTGGTCCTCGGTCGCCGTGGCGACCGGGCGCACCGCGTTCGTGAAGGACCTCGCCGCCGCCCGCAAGGCGACAGACGACGCGGTCAGCAAGCTCGACCGCGCCCTGCGCCAGATGGACCGCAAGAGCGACAACGCGGCCGTCAACGAGACGATGGCCCGGGCCGTCCAGACCCGTCAGCCCGAGCAGCTCGCGCTCGCGCGCAGCCTCGTCGACGAGCGCATCGGCTGGGGAACGTCCGGTGGCGGTACGACCGTCCGTAACCTCATGTCGTACTACGACACGATGATCGACGCTCAGCTCGACCTCGGTGACATCCTCGCGACCACGGTGCGCGACCGTGGCCTCGGTACTCACGTCGTGGCGTACACGAACACGAACCGCCTCATGAACAACATGCAGGTCGAGGCGCAGTCGGGACAGATCCTCATCGAGGACTCGTTCTCGAACATGGACACCGAGGTCGACCGCCGCGCCGTCGCGGTCCAGATGGCCGAGGGCACCACCGTCCGCACCAACGCGATCCGCACCGTCGCCGACCTCGGCTACGAGGGCATCGAGATCCCGTCGCTCAGCGCGTCGTTCCAGATCGCCCGTGACGGTCTTCTCCAGGCCGCCCCGAACACCATCCCGGTGCAGTACCGCACGCAGTGGGAAGATAACGCTGCTGCCGAGAACACGCGCCTGCGCGACGTGCGCGACGACCTGCGCCAGCTCGCCGTGGACTACGGCAAGTCGTCGCAGGACGCCGCGACCCGCTCGCTCCTCCTGACGCTCGCCGCCGCGCTCGCCGCTGTCGCGGTCTCCGTGTTCATCGCGCTCACCGTCGCCCGCACGATCACCGAGCCGCTCCGTCGCCTGACGGACGCCGCCGGTCGTGTCCGTGACGAGCTGCCGCGCATCGTCGACGAGGTCGCCGAGCCGGGCAAGAGCCCCGACGTCTCCGTCGAGAAGATCGAGGTCACCTCGCAGGACGAGGTCGGCCGACTGGCCGGCGCGTTCAACGAGGTGAATGCCGTGACGCTCCGCGTCGCCCGTGAGCAGGCCCTCCTGCGCGGCTCGATCGCCGAGATGTTCATCAACGTCGCTCGTCGCGACCAGGTCCTCCTCAACCGCCAGCTCGTCTTCCTCGACGAGCTCGAGCGCTCCGAGGAAGACCCGGGCACCCTCGCGAACCTCTTCCGCCTCGACCACCTCGCGACGCGAATGCGCCGTAACGCCGAGTCGCTCCTCGTCCTCGCCGGCATCGAGTCGGGCCGTCGCGTCCGCGCTCCCATGCCGCTGTCCGACGTCGTGCGTACGGCATCCTCGGAGATCGAGCTGTACGAGCGCGTCGAGCTCGACCTGCACGTCGACCCGCTCATGCTCGGTCACAACGCGCTGCCCGCCGCGCACCTGATCGCTGAGCTCCTCGAGAACGCGACCGTCTTCTCCGACCCTGGCACCCCGGTCGTCGTGACGGTCGAGGAGGACTCGCGCTGGTACACGGTCGCCGTGCTCGACGAGGGCCTCGGCATGACCGACGAGGAGCTCGACGAGGCCAACGAGAAGGCGTCGACCTACGCCGCGTCCGAGATCGTCGGCTCGCAGCGTCTCGGCCTCTACGTCGTCGGTCGACTCGCCTACAAGCTCGGTGCGTCCGTCCGCTTCTCGCGGCCCGAGGGCCGTGACGGCACGGTCGCTCGCGTCATGCTCCCGCGCGCGCTGTTCATCGCTGCGGACGAGGTCCCGCTCGACGAGCCCGTGGACGTCCTGAGCAAGGACACCCGCGAGGCCACCGAGGCCTGGGTCGCGCCCGAGCCGGCTGCGGCGCAGCCGCTCTCCACGCGCCGCAACGTCGAGCCAGAGCCGCCTGTCGCGGTGCCCGTCGACCTCGACGCGCTCACCGACGGCTCCACGAGCACGGGCATGCCGCGCCGCAAGACGCGCAACGCCCCCGAGACCGCGGCGCCGAGCGCCTCGCTCGGTGCCGTGCCCGAGGCGGACATCGTCCTCCCTGAGCTCGCGGCCTCGGAGCTGCCGAGCGACTTCGTCGCCGGTGCCAACGAGCTGTGGACCCCGCCGAGCAACATCGCCGGTCCCGCATCGCTCCCGACGCGTGGTGGTCGTTCTGCCCTCCCCACGCGCGGTGGCGACGCCCTCCCGACGCGCGGTGGCGACGCCCTCCCGACGCGCGGTGGCGACGCCCTCCCGACGCGCGGTGGCGACGCCCTCCCGACGCGTGGTGGCGCGGACGCTCTCCCGACGCGCGGCGGTGCTTCTGCTCTGCCGACGCGTGGCGGTGGCTCCGGCCTGCCGACGCGTGGCGCTGCCCCGACGGGCGCGTCGGCGCCGCTCCCCGCGGAGCCGACGGCCGACCAGAACGGCCCGATCGCTCCCGTCCCCGAGCGCGCCGCGGTCTTCTCGAACTTCCGCACCCGTCGCTCGCTCGAGTTCATGGGCGAGACGGTCGAGCCGCTCCCCGCGCACGAGCAGGCCGAGACGCCGACCGTGCCGGTCGTCGAGTCCTCGCAGGCCGACGCGTTTGCGCCGGTCGAGGCTGAGCTCCCGGCTCTCGACGAGCACCAGGACGCTGCCGTGCAGGCCTTCGCCGAAGCATGGGCCCCGAGCTCCGACGGCGCCTCTGCGCACGACGCTGCCGAGTCCTTCCACGACGCCGAGAGCGCCGCCTGGCAGCCGACGCACGCCTCGGAGCTCCCCGCTCCGACGCGTGAGGACGAGCGCCTGCGCACCCTCGGCGCGCACGTCGGCTCGATCGCGTCCGCCGCTGACGTCGACGACGAGGCCTACCCGGACGTCCCGACCCGCCGCGGCCGCTACGCCCGCTACGAGGAGGAGACGCCGGCTCCCGTCGCCGACGCCGCACCCGCACCGATCGCGGAGACCGCCCCCGAGGCCGTCCCTGCCCCGGAGATCGACCCGGAGCTCGGTTTCGCGATCCCTGGTCTGGTCGAGGACGAGGTCGAGGTCGAGGTCCCGGATGTCGAGGACGTCGTGTACGACGAGGTGGCTGCGGAGGCCTACCCGGGCGAGCACGTCGACCACGCTGTCGAGCCCGCGGCTCAGGCGGACGAGGCCTACGAGGCAGCGCCCTCGCACGACGAGGCCGCGCAGTACGGCGCCGCTGCGGCGCAGTACGACGCGGCGGCTTACGAGGCGGCGCAATACGAGGCACCCGCGGCGCAATACGAGGCCCCCGCGGCGCAGTACGGGGCCCCCGCGGCCCGGTACGACGCTCCGCAGGCTGAGGCTCCGGCCGCGCACGTCGAGGCCCCTCAGGCCGAGCCTGCCGTGCCGCAGAACGAGCCCGCACCTGCGCCCGCGGACGGCGGCTTCCTGCCGATGCCCGCGGCGAGCGCAGACATCGCTCCCTTCGCGGTCAGCCCTTCGGGAGCAGCGCTGCCCAGCTTCAGCGACGTCCTCGGTGCCGCTCCGGCGGAACCGGCACCGGCCGCCGAGCCCGAGAAGAAGCGTGGCTTCTTCGGGCGCAAGCGGAAGAAGAAGGGCGCCGAGGCTCCCGCCGTCACGCCGCCGCCGGCACCCGCCGCCGCTCCGCAGGAGCAGGCCGGGTGGGGCTTCGCACCCGCCCCGGCAGCCCCGGCGGCCCCGGCCGCGGAGGTCTTCGCCCCGGAGCCGCAGGCTGTCGCGTCGTACGAGGCGCCCGCTGCCTTCGCGCCGGCGGCCCCGGCGGAGGAGACGGCACCGCTCGAGCGTCGTTCGCCGTCCACCTTCACGCCGCAGCCGATCGAGCCCGAGGGCTTCACGTACTCGCCCCCGGCGTTCGACGCGACCATCGGGTCGGCTGTCGAGCCCGAGAGCGCGGCACGCCCCGCGCCGTCGGCCACCGCATTCTTCGGACCGAGGGACGAGGCCGCACCCGCGGCACCGTCCGCGCCTGCCGCTCCGGCAGCACCCGAGGCCCAGCGCACCAGCTGGGGCGTCGGGGAGCTGGACGCAGAGCTCTCTGCCCGGCTCGCACTGCAGGCCGGGATCCAGGAGCAGGCCCTGGCGGAGCTCAGCCAGCTCTCCGCGTACCGGCCGAACCAGATGGCCGGACCCGCGGCGAGCAGCAGCCTCACGAAGCGAGTTCGGACGGAGGTGCCCGCCTCTACACTTCCGGACGAGGGCTCTTCCAAGATCAGCCGCGACGCGGCCGAGCTCCGGGCACGTCTGTCGTCCTTCGTCAGTGCCACCAACCGGGCACGTCAGGAGGGCGACGGAGCTCCGGTGCAAGATGTCCATGAAAACCACGACCCCGCACCACAGTCGCGTTGA
- a CDS encoding zinc-binding dehydrogenase has protein sequence MRDSPDPGLLDDGVVVAVEAAGVNPADLLQVAGKYPPPPGAPSWPGLEVAGRIVATGPLVRGWEVGQRVAALLAGGGYAELAAVPASQLLPVPDALSDVAAAALPEALATAWSNLVDVGGMQQDDVVLVHGGTGGVGSVAAQLAVARGARVVAVAGGAERAERLRELLARVPGSHEAVVVDRTSEDFVSACQDLGGADVVLDVVGAANLGRNVESLATGGRLVVIGLPRGRKGELDLGALLAKRASVHGTTLRARPAEEKAAIMAAVREEAWPLVVDGTITPVVHATFPFEEAQQAHDTVRAGSPFGKVVLVRHG, from the coding sequence GTGCGGGATTCACCCGATCCGGGGCTCCTGGACGACGGCGTCGTCGTCGCGGTCGAGGCGGCGGGGGTGAACCCGGCGGACCTCCTGCAGGTCGCCGGCAAGTACCCGCCCCCGCCCGGCGCACCGTCCTGGCCCGGGCTCGAGGTCGCCGGTCGCATCGTCGCGACGGGTCCGCTGGTCCGTGGCTGGGAGGTGGGCCAGCGCGTCGCCGCGCTGCTCGCCGGGGGCGGTTACGCAGAGCTCGCGGCTGTGCCCGCGTCGCAGCTCCTGCCGGTTCCCGACGCGCTCTCGGACGTCGCAGCAGCGGCGCTCCCGGAGGCGCTCGCGACGGCCTGGTCCAACCTCGTGGACGTCGGCGGGATGCAGCAGGACGACGTCGTGCTGGTCCACGGCGGCACGGGTGGCGTCGGCTCGGTCGCGGCCCAGCTCGCGGTCGCGCGCGGCGCGCGCGTCGTCGCGGTCGCCGGAGGCGCCGAGCGCGCCGAGCGACTGCGCGAGCTCCTGGCGCGCGTCCCCGGCTCCCACGAGGCCGTCGTCGTCGACAGGACGAGCGAGGACTTCGTCTCCGCCTGCCAGGACCTCGGCGGCGCCGACGTCGTGCTCGACGTCGTGGGTGCTGCGAACCTCGGACGGAACGTCGAGTCGCTCGCGACCGGAGGCAGGCTCGTCGTCATCGGCCTGCCGCGCGGGCGCAAGGGCGAGCTCGACCTCGGCGCCCTCCTCGCGAAGCGCGCGAGCGTGCACGGCACGACCCTGCGGGCGCGGCCCGCCGAGGAGAAGGCCGCGATCATGGCCGCCGTCCGCGAGGAGGCCTGGCCGCTCGTCGTCGACGGGACGATCACGCCCGTCGTCCACGCGACCTTCCCCTTCGAGGAGGCCCAGCAGGCGCACGACACGGTCCGCGCCGGGTCCCCGTTCGGCAAGGTCGTCCTCGTCCGGCACGGCTGA
- a CDS encoding carbohydrate ABC transporter permease: MSNTEVPVDQVGTVPTPSTFDKVEHRADTVRKTMANRIGSAVAIVIALLWTVPTVGLLITSFRPERDIKTSGWWTFFSNPTVTTDNYVSAMTSSSINLSNYFVNSLVITIPSVLIPITIALLAAYAFAWIDFKGRSILFVGVFTLQVVPIQVTLIPLLTQFVNWELNGSFWVLWLSHSIFALPLAIFLLHNFMTEIPRELVEAARVDGAGHVKIFFSVLLPLLVPAIASFAIFQFLWVWNDLLVALTFAGGDNAVKPLTVYIADLSGTRGADWHLLSAAAFISMIVPVIIFVGLQRYFVRGLLAGSVKG; encoded by the coding sequence ATGAGCAACACAGAGGTTCCTGTGGACCAGGTCGGGACGGTTCCGACCCCGAGCACCTTCGACAAGGTCGAGCACCGTGCGGACACGGTTCGCAAGACGATGGCCAACCGGATCGGCTCCGCCGTCGCGATCGTCATCGCGCTCCTGTGGACGGTCCCGACGGTCGGCCTGCTGATCACCTCCTTCCGTCCGGAGCGGGACATCAAGACGTCGGGCTGGTGGACGTTCTTCTCCAACCCGACGGTCACGACGGACAACTACGTGTCCGCGATGACGAGCTCGTCGATCAACCTGTCGAACTACTTCGTCAACTCCCTCGTCATCACGATCCCGTCGGTCCTCATCCCGATCACGATCGCGCTGCTCGCGGCGTACGCGTTCGCGTGGATCGACTTCAAGGGCCGCAGCATCCTGTTCGTCGGTGTCTTCACGCTCCAGGTCGTGCCGATCCAGGTCACCCTGATCCCGCTGCTCACGCAGTTCGTGAACTGGGAGCTCAACGGCTCCTTCTGGGTCCTGTGGCTGTCGCACTCGATCTTCGCGCTCCCGCTCGCGATCTTCCTGCTGCACAACTTCATGACCGAGATCCCGCGTGAGCTCGTCGAGGCGGCCCGCGTCGACGGCGCAGGCCACGTGAAGATCTTCTTCTCGGTCCTGCTCCCGCTCCTGGTCCCGGCGATCGCCTCCTTCGCGATCTTCCAGTTCCTGTGGGTGTGGAACGACCTGCTCGTCGCGCTCACGTTCGCGGGCGGTGACAACGCGGTCAAGCCGCTCACCGTCTACATCGCCGACCTGTCGGGTACGCGTGGCGCCGACTGGCACCTGCTCTCCGCAGCGGCGTTCATCTCGATGATCGTGCCCGTGATCATCTTCGTCGGGCTCCAGCGTTACTTCGTCCGCGGTCTCCTCGCGGGGTCCGTCAAGGGCTGA
- a CDS encoding carbohydrate ABC transporter permease produces the protein MVFAVALFAAAMGLILFGVSRLKRPRKWVLAAAFVGPAVLGLLFGLVYPALTTIKASFYDAKGNNFIGVDNYARALSEDAFQKVLGNTAIWVILVPLLSTGIGLVYAILVDRSKFEKFAKALIFLPMAISMVGASIIWKFMYDYKAVLENVPAARQPKQIGLLNQVIIWMGGEPYNFLLNGPWNTLFLIVVMVWIQAGFAMTILSASIKAIPDDIIEAARLDGVNAWQMFSHITVPSVRPSLVVVLTTIAMGTLKVFDIVRTMTGGQFGTSVVANEFYTQSFRQGNEGLGAALAVILFIIILPLIVYNVRQMKKTEEVR, from the coding sequence ATGGTCTTCGCCGTCGCGCTCTTCGCCGCAGCGATGGGCCTGATCCTGTTTGGCGTCTCGCGCCTCAAGCGTCCGCGCAAGTGGGTGCTGGCCGCCGCGTTCGTCGGGCCCGCCGTGCTGGGCCTGCTCTTCGGCCTCGTCTACCCGGCCCTGACCACCATCAAGGCGTCGTTCTACGACGCCAAGGGCAACAACTTCATCGGCGTCGACAACTACGCCCGTGCGCTCTCCGAGGACGCCTTCCAGAAGGTCCTCGGCAACACCGCGATCTGGGTCATCCTGGTGCCGCTCCTGTCGACCGGCATCGGCCTCGTCTACGCGATCCTCGTGGACCGCAGCAAGTTCGAGAAGTTCGCCAAGGCGCTGATCTTCCTGCCGATGGCGATCTCGATGGTCGGCGCGTCGATCATCTGGAAGTTCATGTACGACTACAAGGCCGTGCTGGAGAACGTCCCGGCGGCCCGCCAGCCGAAGCAGATCGGCCTGCTCAACCAGGTGATCATCTGGATGGGCGGCGAGCCCTACAACTTCCTGCTCAACGGCCCGTGGAACACGCTGTTCCTCATCGTCGTCATGGTTTGGATCCAGGCCGGTTTCGCGATGACCATCCTGTCGGCCTCCATCAAGGCCATCCCCGACGACATCATCGAGGCGGCTCGCCTCGACGGCGTTAACGCCTGGCAGATGTTCTCCCACATCACCGTCCCGAGCGTCCGGCCCTCGCTCGTCGTGGTCCTCACGACGATCGCCATGGGCACGCTCAAGGTCTTCGACATCGTCCGCACGATGACCGGTGGGCAGTTCGGCACGTCGGTCGTCGCGAACGAGTTCTACACGCAGAGCTTCCGGCAGGGCAACGAAGGCCTGGGTGCCGCTCTCGCGGTGATCCTGTTCATCATCATCCTGCCGCTCATCGTGTACAACGTCCGCCAGATGAAGAAGACGGAGGAGGTCCGATGA